The following are from one region of the Gemmatimonadaceae bacterium genome:
- a CDS encoding TolC family protein translates to MKMRQFLLIAALAPATVAAAQSPTSSPTSSAILAVRGGADTVTLATLSLADAITIARRNNPAHLEVINNRRTADAAVRTAYGQLLPSADASFTAQRQQGGRQIFNGGSFGASSDVNQSNYRIGIDYRINSASLITPRLQRASRDAVEADITGSAELLRAQVTQQYLSILQAEDRAKLQDTLLVAAKSQVVLAQARALVGSATQLDVQRSEISLGQQQVEVLLARNQIEIEKLRLFQLMGITQPPTVALTSQFTVAPDPPPLADLLKSALTQNPVVLALRSREKVADLNVRREKGQYSPTLSMSTGISGYTYSYTNSNFPVQQAMAQALSSQASCIRVEEVRATLNLPNDLAACNSIALSDAQAAEIRRQNSQFPFKFQNAPKSLAVSLSLPLFDGFAREQRVQEAQASSADARYGVRARELAIVADVTAAYHTLKTAEQTSALQEQNSAKARVELKFTQDRYSNGQVTFVDLIESRAAYERAESDRINAIYAYHKAFAALESAVGRSLR, encoded by the coding sequence ATGAAAATGCGTCAGTTCCTGCTCATTGCAGCACTTGCGCCGGCCACCGTTGCGGCCGCGCAAAGCCCGACATCATCCCCGACCTCGAGCGCCATTCTCGCCGTGCGCGGAGGCGCCGACACGGTGACGCTGGCGACATTGTCGCTGGCGGACGCGATCACAATCGCGCGCCGCAACAATCCCGCGCACCTCGAAGTAATCAACAACCGCCGAACGGCCGATGCCGCGGTGCGCACCGCGTATGGCCAGCTTCTTCCGAGCGCCGACGCGAGCTTCACCGCGCAGCGCCAGCAGGGCGGACGGCAGATCTTCAACGGCGGAAGCTTCGGCGCCAGCTCCGATGTCAACCAGTCCAATTATCGGATCGGGATCGACTACCGCATCAACTCCGCCTCGCTGATCACACCGCGCCTGCAACGCGCGAGCCGCGATGCCGTCGAGGCGGACATCACGGGCAGCGCCGAGCTCCTTCGCGCGCAGGTGACGCAACAGTACCTGTCGATACTCCAGGCAGAGGATCGCGCTAAGCTGCAGGACACTCTTCTCGTAGCCGCGAAATCGCAGGTGGTACTCGCGCAGGCCAGAGCGCTCGTCGGATCAGCAACGCAGCTCGACGTGCAGCGCTCCGAGATATCGCTCGGCCAGCAGCAGGTGGAAGTGCTGCTGGCAAGAAATCAGATCGAGATCGAGAAGCTCCGGCTTTTTCAGCTGATGGGAATCACACAGCCGCCCACCGTTGCGCTGACGAGCCAGTTCACGGTGGCGCCCGATCCGCCGCCGCTTGCCGATCTGCTCAAATCCGCACTCACGCAGAACCCCGTAGTGCTCGCGCTTCGCTCGCGGGAGAAGGTCGCCGATCTCAACGTGAGGCGGGAGAAGGGACAATATTCCCCCACCCTGAGCATGAGCACCGGAATCTCCGGCTATACATACTCTTACACGAACTCGAACTTTCCGGTACAGCAGGCGATGGCGCAGGCTTTGTCATCGCAGGCCTCCTGCATACGCGTAGAAGAGGTGAGGGCGACGCTCAACCTTCCCAACGACCTTGCCGCCTGCAACTCCATTGCGCTGAGCGATGCTCAGGCAGCTGAGATCAGGCGTCAGAATTCCCAGTTTCCATTCAAGTTCCAGAATGCCCCGAAGTCACTTGCTGTCTCCCTGTCGCTGCCGCTCTTCGACGGTTTTGCGCGAGAGCAGCGAGTGCAGGAAGCGCAGGCGTCGAGCGCTGATGCGCGTTACGGCGTGCGCGCCCGCGAGCTCGCGATTGTCGCCGACGTGACTGCTGCGTATCACACGCTCAAGACCGCCGAGCAGACCTCCGCACTGCAGGAGCAGAACTCGGCAAAGGCGAGAGTTGAGCTCAAGTTCACGCAGGACCGTTACAGCAACGGGCAGGTGACGTTCGTCGATCTGATTGAATCGCGCGCCGCGTACGAGCGCGCCGAAAGCGATCGGATCAACGCGATTTACGCATATCACAAGGCGTTCGCCGCTCTGGAAAGCGCGGTTGGACGCTCACTCCGATAA
- a CDS encoding ABC transporter permease, which yields MSLTSKVFNITEGIGIAFDAIRSNKVRAALTILGVAVGVFVVVALSAAIHGINASVAKDLESAGPTSFFVYRRPAALASVCDGTDETCPERRNPALTMAEAEAIARLPEVLGVTPHVGGNARIRYKDRQSESVGLDAYSATWLDVEGGDIIAGRNFTYAENTTAARVAVINDKLAGQLFPGSDPLDKMIVISGVPFRVLGIYHNVGSFLGKPNSSSAGNDPRAIVPLESGVRNLDMYMRRLDFTVKPRASVTQTEAIDAVTTLIRAERGLRPGAPDNFAIMTSEKLLSIYNGFFGVFFLVMIALSAVGLMVGGVGVIAIMMISVTERTREIGVRKALGATRSTILWQFLVEAATLTCIGAAVGLIGGSIVAYMVNRFTPVPASTPAMAIAAALAVSAVTGIVFGLLPAIRASRLDPVEALRYE from the coding sequence ATGAGTCTCACGTCGAAGGTATTCAACATCACCGAAGGCATCGGCATCGCGTTCGACGCGATCCGCTCCAACAAGGTGCGCGCTGCGCTGACGATTCTTGGCGTCGCCGTCGGTGTGTTTGTAGTTGTCGCGCTTTCGGCCGCGATCCACGGCATCAACGCGAGCGTCGCAAAGGATCTCGAATCCGCGGGACCTACGAGCTTCTTCGTATATCGGCGGCCCGCGGCGCTCGCATCGGTCTGTGACGGCACCGATGAGACATGTCCGGAACGCCGCAATCCGGCGCTGACGATGGCCGAGGCGGAGGCGATTGCCCGTCTCCCCGAAGTGCTGGGAGTCACTCCGCATGTCGGCGGCAACGCTCGAATCCGCTACAAGGATCGCCAGTCGGAGAGCGTGGGTCTCGACGCATATTCCGCGACGTGGCTCGACGTTGAAGGAGGCGACATCATCGCCGGCCGGAATTTCACTTATGCAGAGAACACAACAGCGGCCCGTGTAGCCGTGATCAACGACAAGCTCGCCGGGCAGCTGTTTCCGGGGTCAGATCCTCTGGACAAGATGATCGTGATAAGCGGAGTGCCGTTCCGCGTGCTGGGGATCTATCACAACGTCGGGAGCTTTCTTGGAAAGCCGAACTCGTCGTCGGCCGGTAACGATCCGCGAGCGATTGTTCCTCTGGAGAGTGGCGTTCGGAACCTGGACATGTACATGCGGCGACTCGATTTCACCGTCAAGCCTCGCGCGAGCGTGACCCAGACCGAGGCAATCGACGCCGTGACGACGCTCATTCGCGCCGAGCGCGGGCTGCGTCCGGGGGCGCCGGACAATTTCGCCATCATGACCTCGGAAAAACTCCTGTCGATCTACAACGGATTCTTCGGTGTCTTTTTTCTTGTAATGATTGCGCTCTCGGCGGTCGGACTGATGGTCGGCGGCGTCGGGGTGATAGCCATCATGATGATCAGCGTCACCGAGCGGACGCGGGAGATCGGCGTGAGAAAGGCGCTCGGCGCGACGCGATCGACGATTCTCTGGCAGTTCCTTGTCGAGGCGGCGACGCTCACGTGCATCGGTGCCGCGGTCGGTCTTATCGGCGGATCGATCGTGGCCTACATGGTGAATCGTTTCACTCCGGTCCCTGCGTCCACGCCGGCGATGGCGATCGCTGCCGCGCTCGCGGTCAGCGCCGTCACGGGAATCGTATTCGGCCTCCTTCCCGCCATTCGCGCATCGCGACTCGATCCGGTCGAAGCACTCAGGTACGAGTAG
- a CDS encoding efflux RND transporter periplasmic adaptor subunit: MSKRKKWGLIGGGVLVIAIIGVTAAAKNRNKAAEVRIEPVERRDLVASVTASGQVQPHTKVDLSAEITGRIVRLAVKEGDMVTKGQFLLEIDPSQYKASAERAAAAVASARSQSGSARPSLLQARRNYDRLLALKKANPTLVSDEQVEQLRTQVEVAQAQLESANNGIVQSQASLRDAQSLLAKTTIFAPMSGRVTRLNVQEGETAIMGTLNKDAATLLSISDMGVLETKVKVDETDVSRIDLGDSTVIQIDAFPDTTFVGRVTKISNSSVKTGASGGVGASTTDQAIDYEVTIQLLNSPPSTRPDFSATAKIITDTRRNVITVPIIALTVREPEPVAKGDSGAVILGRTRAEVKEVGKRESEGVFVVGADNKVTFRPVKVGIAGEKYFEIVGGLKEREKIVAGTYQAIRDLKDGALVKPMKEKDTKKPGEKKA; the protein is encoded by the coding sequence ATGTCAAAGCGCAAGAAGTGGGGACTGATCGGCGGCGGTGTGCTGGTCATCGCGATCATCGGCGTCACGGCCGCGGCGAAAAATAGAAACAAGGCTGCTGAAGTTCGCATCGAGCCGGTAGAGCGCCGTGATCTGGTTGCATCGGTGACCGCCAGCGGGCAGGTGCAGCCGCACACGAAAGTCGACTTGAGCGCCGAAATAACGGGGCGAATCGTGCGCCTCGCGGTGAAAGAAGGCGACATGGTCACCAAAGGCCAGTTTCTGCTGGAGATCGACCCGTCGCAGTACAAAGCATCCGCGGAGCGCGCGGCTGCAGCGGTGGCGAGCGCCCGTTCACAGTCGGGAAGCGCGCGGCCGAGTCTCCTGCAGGCGCGCCGAAATTACGACAGACTGCTCGCCCTGAAGAAAGCCAATCCGACTCTCGTCTCCGACGAGCAGGTGGAACAGCTGAGGACGCAAGTAGAGGTTGCGCAGGCTCAGCTCGAGTCGGCGAACAACGGCATCGTGCAGTCGCAGGCGTCTCTCCGCGACGCTCAGAGTCTGCTCGCCAAGACGACGATCTTCGCCCCGATGTCGGGACGCGTCACGCGCCTGAACGTACAGGAAGGCGAGACGGCAATCATGGGGACTCTCAACAAGGATGCCGCGACTCTACTGAGCATCAGCGACATGGGCGTCCTGGAGACAAAGGTGAAGGTCGACGAGACCGACGTATCGCGCATCGACCTCGGGGATTCCACTGTCATTCAGATCGACGCATTCCCCGATACCACGTTTGTCGGACGGGTGACGAAGATCTCGAACAGCTCCGTCAAGACCGGCGCCTCGGGCGGCGTGGGCGCGAGCACCACCGACCAGGCAATCGACTACGAGGTTACGATCCAGCTTCTCAATTCTCCACCGTCAACGCGGCCGGATTTTTCCGCGACCGCCAAGATCATCACCGATACCCGGAGGAACGTCATCACCGTTCCGATCATCGCGCTCACCGTGCGCGAGCCCGAGCCCGTCGCGAAGGGCGACAGCGGCGCGGTGATTCTCGGCCGCACGAGAGCCGAGGTGAAGGAAGTCGGGAAGCGGGAGTCCGAAGGCGTGTTCGTCGTCGGCGCGGACAACAAAGTGACCTTCCGCCCCGTAAAGGTTGGTATAGCAGGCGAGAAGTACTTCGAGATCGTCGGCGGATTGAAGGAGCGCGAAAAGATCGTCGCGGGCACGTACCAGGCGATCCGGGATCTGAAAGACGGAGCGCTCGTCAAACCGATGAAGGAAAAGGACACGAAGAAGCCCGGAGAGAAAAAAGCGTGA
- a CDS encoding ABC transporter ATP-binding protein yields MTPVTEASLSTIAERQAVTATEGAVPGADWVIVTRGLKREYDMGGEIVRALRGVDIAIRRNEYVAIMGPSGSGKSTLMNLIGCLDTPDAGEYWLSGELVSAKADDELARVRNREIGFVFQTFNLLPRASALHNVELPLVYAGVPAGERKRRATAALESVQLGDRIHHRPNELSGGQRQRVAIARALVNEPSILLADEPTGNLDSGTSEEIMKVFEELANHGQTVIMVTHEADIAAHARRVVVLRDGMIASDEKAAEYAARIERGEVHTTH; encoded by the coding sequence GTGACACCGGTAACTGAGGCGTCGCTGAGCACGATCGCCGAGCGACAGGCGGTAACGGCGACCGAGGGTGCAGTACCCGGCGCCGACTGGGTGATCGTCACGCGCGGACTGAAGCGCGAGTACGACATGGGCGGCGAGATCGTGCGCGCGCTTCGCGGCGTGGACATCGCAATCCGCCGCAACGAGTACGTGGCGATCATGGGACCGTCAGGCTCCGGCAAATCGACACTGATGAATCTGATCGGCTGCCTCGATACCCCGGATGCCGGAGAGTACTGGTTGAGCGGCGAGCTCGTATCGGCCAAGGCAGACGACGAGCTGGCGCGCGTTCGGAACAGGGAGATCGGATTCGTCTTCCAGACGTTCAATCTTCTTCCGCGGGCGAGCGCTCTGCACAACGTCGAGCTTCCCCTCGTCTATGCCGGAGTGCCCGCTGGCGAGCGGAAGCGCCGGGCGACTGCTGCCCTCGAGAGCGTTCAGCTAGGCGATCGCATTCACCACCGCCCGAATGAGCTCTCGGGCGGACAGCGGCAGCGCGTCGCAATAGCGCGCGCTCTGGTGAATGAGCCGTCGATCCTGCTTGCCGATGAGCCGACCGGCAACCTCGATTCAGGGACGTCGGAAGAGATCATGAAGGTGTTCGAGGAGCTCGCCAACCACGGGCAGACTGTCATCATGGTGACGCACGAAGCCGACATCGCAGCGCACGCACGGCGCGTCGTGGTGCTGCGTGACGGGATGATCGCCAGCGATGAGAAAGCCGCGGAGTATGCGGCGCGCATCGAGCGCGGCGAAGTTCACACCACTCACTAA
- a CDS encoding tryptophan 2,3-dioxygenase family protein codes for MSGLRDPHFIQVLSEHGEIPALIQDALDGPSLQELFNNLLATHGVTLEEIYRDEHQRPLQMLAEGLLEYEQGFAMWRFLHVQLVERIIGPATGGTGGTLGSKYLQKTVSQRFFPDLWAVRSKFFGA; via the coding sequence ATGTCGGGGCTTCGGGACCCGCACTTCATTCAGGTTCTCTCCGAGCATGGGGAGATTCCCGCGCTGATTCAGGACGCACTCGACGGTCCGTCGCTGCAGGAGCTGTTCAACAATCTGCTGGCAACGCATGGCGTCACTCTCGAGGAGATCTACCGCGACGAGCACCAGCGTCCGCTGCAGATGCTGGCCGAGGGGTTGCTGGAATACGAGCAGGGATTCGCGATGTGGCGATTCCTGCACGTGCAGCTTGTGGAGCGGATCATCGGACCGGCAACGGGCGGGACGGGCGGGACCCTCGGGTCGAAATACCTTCAGAAGACGGTATCCCAGCGGTTCTTTCCCGATCTCTGGGCTGTGCGCAGCAAATTCTTTGGGGCGTAA
- the bshB1 gene encoding bacillithiol biosynthesis deacetylase BshB1 produces the protein MTTVDILAIAAHRDDVELSCGGTLIRAADLGRRTAVIDLTAGELGTRGSADLRAEEASRAAGILGLSARENLGLPDAGVTNTPETRTLLAVAIRRFAPTIVIAPALSGRHPDHPVTAQLVRDACFIAGLKKIAPETPPHRPNKIIHCLAYREDGTKPTFVVDITDAFERKLEAIRCYASQFDEAIQGGEVYPNGEPMYDIVRHQAAHYGSLIRCRYGEPFFTTETMRVDDIAALEVATF, from the coding sequence ATGACAACGGTTGATATTCTCGCCATCGCTGCCCACCGCGACGACGTCGAGCTGAGCTGCGGCGGTACGCTCATTCGTGCTGCCGACCTCGGCCGCCGGACGGCCGTGATCGATCTGACAGCGGGCGAGCTCGGGACGAGAGGCTCAGCCGATCTGAGAGCCGAAGAAGCCTCACGCGCTGCCGGCATACTCGGGCTCTCCGCTCGCGAGAATCTCGGACTGCCCGATGCCGGCGTGACCAACACACCCGAAACGCGGACACTCCTCGCGGTGGCAATTCGCCGGTTCGCTCCAACCATCGTGATAGCGCCTGCATTGTCCGGCCGTCATCCGGATCACCCGGTTACCGCGCAGCTAGTGCGCGACGCCTGCTTCATCGCCGGGCTGAAGAAAATTGCTCCCGAGACGCCCCCTCACCGGCCGAACAAGATCATCCACTGCCTGGCCTATCGCGAGGACGGAACGAAGCCGACGTTCGTCGTCGATATCACCGACGCCTTCGAGCGGAAGCTCGAAGCGATTCGATGCTACGCGTCGCAATTCGATGAAGCGATCCAGGGCGGCGAGGTCTACCCCAACGGAGAGCCGATGTACGACATCGTCCGCCACCAGGCGGCGCACTATGGCTCCCTGATCCGCTGCCGCTACGGCGAGCCGTTCTTCACTACCGAGACGATGCGGGTCGACGACATCGCCGCGCTCGAGGTCGCGACATTCTGA
- a CDS encoding ABC transporter permease, protein MVGDLVRNNVAVAIDTLRANKLRSSLTILGVVIGVSTVMMMAAIVQGIKDQIVRTIEIAGPTTFYVIKVFSNTPVNPDRLPKWIRIRPNLAEPEARRIASLPEIQYAGMWAQTQARLEYRGVRTQNLIVNGADDRFQEIQGGELAAGRWFTQAEMASGSAVIVVEENAARKVFGRENPLDKQVQIGGRPARVIGIYLKPGNIFEPPGQAIGAVVPYKMLDHQFRIDKTNALFIPVKPKKGVPTAEAQEAVTIAMREIRQLRPAERNNFDMITQDQILDTFNKITGVFFLVMIVLSSVGLMVGGIGVMAIMMVSVTNRTREIGVRKALGATQRAILMQFLVESATLTGIGGALGIIVGLTLGRLVTMLMNIDAGVPILLTVIAVTVSVGIGIVFGILPARRAARLDPIEALRYE, encoded by the coding sequence ATGGTCGGCGACCTCGTGCGCAACAACGTCGCCGTCGCGATCGACACGCTCCGGGCGAACAAGCTCCGCTCCAGTCTGACGATTCTCGGCGTCGTCATTGGTGTCTCGACCGTGATGATGATGGCGGCGATCGTTCAGGGGATCAAAGATCAGATTGTGCGCACGATCGAGATTGCCGGGCCGACGACGTTTTACGTCATCAAGGTTTTCTCGAACACTCCGGTGAATCCCGACCGGCTCCCGAAGTGGATTCGCATACGGCCCAACCTTGCCGAGCCGGAAGCGCGGCGCATCGCGTCGCTTCCGGAAATCCAGTACGCCGGCATGTGGGCACAAACACAGGCGCGCCTCGAGTATCGTGGAGTTCGCACTCAAAATCTGATAGTAAATGGTGCCGACGATCGGTTCCAGGAGATTCAAGGCGGCGAGCTGGCTGCCGGTCGCTGGTTCACGCAGGCTGAGATGGCGAGTGGCTCGGCGGTGATCGTCGTCGAGGAGAATGCCGCGCGCAAGGTTTTCGGCCGTGAGAACCCGCTCGACAAGCAGGTGCAAATCGGCGGGCGGCCTGCGCGCGTCATCGGCATCTACCTCAAGCCTGGGAACATCTTCGAGCCTCCGGGCCAGGCCATCGGCGCCGTGGTTCCATACAAGATGCTCGACCACCAGTTCAGGATAGACAAGACCAACGCGTTGTTCATCCCGGTCAAGCCGAAGAAGGGCGTCCCTACCGCCGAGGCTCAGGAGGCGGTCACCATTGCGATGCGAGAGATCCGTCAGCTGCGGCCGGCCGAGCGGAACAACTTCGACATGATCACGCAGGATCAGATTCTCGACACGTTCAACAAGATCACCGGGGTTTTCTTCCTGGTCATGATCGTACTCTCGAGCGTGGGATTGATGGTCGGGGGCATAGGCGTGATGGCGATCATGATGGTTTCGGTCACCAATCGCACGCGGGAGATAGGAGTGCGGAAGGCGCTCGGCGCAACGCAGCGGGCGATTCTGATGCAGTTCCTCGTGGAATCGGCGACGCTCACCGGGATCGGCGGTGCTCTCGGCATCATCGTCGGCCTGACACTCGGCAGACTCGTCACGATGCTCATGAACATCGACGCCGGGGTGCCGATTCTCCTGACGGTCATCGCAGTGACTGTATCGGTGGGAATCGGGATTGTTTTTGGAATTCTGCCGGCGCGTCGCGCAGCGCGGCTCGATCCGATAGAAGCGCTGCGCTACGAATGA
- a CDS encoding ABC transporter permease, producing the protein MPFVDAIRLALAQIRVQKLKSFFTLLGVTIGVMFLIAVVSIVEGMGSYMEHDFAAKLFGVNTFELRRRPDFSSGNISDETWREWQRRPRIRDSDIQPVVETLPPGTLWSAMGQDNVVMQSPYSKPRTLLAEAVDGQYFQIRNLEVASGRLISPQELTLGTPVIVIGKEIGEKFFPNLDPIGKTLRLGGMPFTIIGVAVEQGSVFGISLDRFVIGPLHSPLRRLVNPAGVVDAIRIKTAHPADLVDAQEAVRSVMRSRRGLRPSQPDNFAIETSESALSFWTAIKSKLVIAGVVLPAIGLIVGAIVIMNIMLVAVAERTREIGIRKALGARRRDIMSQFLVESATLSTVGAGFGIALGIAVSQLIAATSPLPASVAPWSIVAGVLVGAGVGIAAGIYPASRASKLDPILALRQE; encoded by the coding sequence GTGCCGTTCGTAGACGCCATCCGGCTCGCGCTGGCGCAGATTCGCGTACAGAAGCTGAAGAGCTTCTTCACGCTGCTCGGCGTCACGATCGGTGTGATGTTTCTGATCGCTGTCGTGTCGATCGTCGAGGGCATGGGCAGCTACATGGAGCACGACTTCGCCGCGAAGCTTTTCGGCGTGAACACGTTCGAGCTCCGGCGGCGCCCCGACTTCTCGAGCGGCAACATCTCCGACGAGACGTGGCGCGAATGGCAGCGGAGGCCGCGTATCCGCGACAGCGACATACAGCCTGTCGTCGAGACACTCCCCCCAGGAACACTCTGGTCGGCCATGGGGCAGGACAACGTCGTGATGCAGTCGCCTTACTCCAAGCCGCGCACGCTCCTCGCCGAAGCGGTCGACGGCCAGTACTTCCAGATCAGAAATCTCGAGGTCGCCAGCGGGCGTCTGATCTCGCCGCAGGAGCTGACCCTCGGAACGCCCGTGATCGTCATTGGCAAGGAGATCGGCGAGAAATTCTTCCCGAACCTGGATCCGATCGGAAAAACGCTTCGCCTCGGAGGCATGCCCTTCACGATTATCGGCGTGGCGGTAGAACAAGGCTCCGTGTTCGGAATATCCCTCGACCGGTTCGTGATCGGGCCGCTTCACTCTCCGCTCCGCCGTCTCGTCAATCCGGCGGGCGTGGTGGACGCAATCAGGATCAAGACGGCTCACCCCGCGGATCTCGTCGACGCACAGGAGGCGGTTCGTTCGGTGATGCGGTCGCGGCGCGGCCTTCGTCCCTCACAACCCGACAATTTCGCGATCGAGACGTCGGAGTCAGCTCTGTCATTCTGGACGGCGATCAAATCCAAACTCGTGATCGCCGGTGTCGTCCTGCCTGCCATCGGCCTCATCGTCGGCGCGATCGTGATCATGAACATCATGCTCGTCGCCGTTGCGGAGCGAACGAGGGAGATCGGCATACGAAAAGCGCTCGGCGCGCGGCGGCGCGACATCATGTCACAATTCCTCGTCGAATCGGCCACGCTCAGCACTGTTGGCGCCGGCTTCGGGATCGCCCTCGGCATCGCGGTCTCGCAGCTGATCGCTGCTACTTCCCCGCTCCCGGCGTCCGTTGCTCCATGGTCGATTGTCGCCGGAGTACTCGTCGGCGCAGGCGTCGGAATCGCCGCGGGGATCTACCCCGCGAGCCGCGCGTCGAAACTGGATCCGATCCTCGCGTTGAGGCAGGAGTAA
- a CDS encoding creatininase family protein, with the protein MTRTSLLPSQIPDDAPARPAPHAPIVPVQENAPRLIKELIPMQIEAILAEDPRLILPVGTCEQHGPHLPLGCDTIIVERLADDLSKEFGVLRAPTLEYGVNVDTERGFVGNGSVRKKTLHRMLNDLLSSWEATGVKEFILLTAHGHDPHQEALATVITAGARVRVVDIFAVNLSLLLEGQSEAMHGDEVDTSIMLYLCPEMVHQELAQDYMMGREQLRRYRRGTLKVPSGSAGSLGRPSLASAEKGRILYEYIRSRISDRIFLAPALSE; encoded by the coding sequence ATGACGCGAACTTCACTACTGCCATCCCAGATACCGGACGACGCACCCGCGAGGCCCGCGCCTCATGCGCCGATCGTTCCGGTACAGGAAAACGCTCCCCGCCTGATCAAGGAATTGATACCGATGCAGATCGAGGCGATTCTCGCTGAAGATCCGCGATTGATTCTTCCGGTCGGCACATGCGAGCAGCACGGGCCTCACCTTCCACTCGGCTGTGATACGATCATTGTGGAGCGTCTGGCGGACGATCTTTCCAAGGAATTCGGTGTCCTTCGCGCGCCGACGCTCGAGTACGGCGTGAATGTCGACACGGAGCGCGGGTTTGTCGGCAACGGGTCGGTACGAAAGAAAACTCTGCACCGGATGCTCAACGATCTGCTGTCGTCATGGGAAGCGACTGGAGTAAAGGAGTTCATTCTTCTCACGGCTCACGGACACGATCCGCACCAGGAAGCACTCGCAACCGTCATTACCGCCGGTGCCCGGGTGCGCGTGGTGGACATCTTCGCCGTGAACCTCTCCCTCCTCCTGGAGGGACAGAGCGAGGCGATGCACGGCGACGAAGTGGACACGTCCATCATGCTGTATCTCTGTCCGGAGATGGTACACCAGGAGCTGGCGCAGGACTATATGATGGGGCGCGAACAGCTGCGGCGTTACCGCCGCGGCACTTTGAAGGTACCGAGCGGCAGCGCGGGATCGCTCGGACGGCCGTCGCTCGCGAGCGCCGAAAAGGGCCGGATTCTTTACGAGTACATTCGCTCGCGTATCAGCGATCGCATCTTCCTGGCCCCGGCACTCAGCGAATGA
- a CDS encoding ABC transporter permease: MHFADVLATAFGEIRANKIRSFFTLLGIIVSVTFLVAVVAIIQGMNAYVSENLAGALIGQNTFQVRRSPIQLGLFDDEQFRRIQKRPRITESDAEAVIAAIPEAVAIGIQSGWPTPVADVQHSNKTLGDVAIFGVTAPYQVIQDYSFASGRPLTEVDDRERRPVAVVGHDVADRLFENVDPVGRDIRIMGSHFTIVGVFAKKGRVLGQSFDGFVLLPLSSFEAIYGRRLTTTISVKMATAVEVAPAMALADGAMRAAHRLRPGQESDYSIETLDALVEFWKNLTRVLFAVIPAIVAIGIVVGGIVIMNIMMMSVSERTREIGIRKAMGATSRDIRRQFLVESIALAFIGGLTGVMVGWAMAALVATVSPLPARITAWSVAVALSLGAGVGVLFGVYPATRAARLDPIAALRAE; encoded by the coding sequence ATGCATTTCGCCGACGTCCTCGCCACTGCATTCGGTGAGATAAGAGCGAACAAGATCCGCTCGTTCTTCACACTTCTTGGAATCATCGTTTCGGTGACGTTTCTCGTCGCCGTGGTCGCGATTATCCAGGGAATGAATGCGTACGTGAGCGAGAATCTGGCGGGCGCGCTCATTGGTCAGAACACATTCCAGGTGCGTCGCTCGCCGATTCAGCTTGGACTGTTCGACGATGAACAGTTCCGGAGGATTCAGAAGCGCCCGCGAATAACGGAGTCAGACGCCGAGGCGGTGATCGCCGCCATTCCGGAGGCTGTGGCCATAGGCATACAGTCGGGCTGGCCGACGCCCGTCGCCGACGTCCAGCACAGCAACAAGACCCTTGGCGACGTCGCGATCTTTGGCGTCACCGCCCCTTATCAGGTCATACAGGATTATTCGTTTGCCTCAGGGCGGCCGCTCACGGAGGTCGACGATCGCGAGCGACGCCCCGTGGCTGTCGTCGGACATGACGTTGCCGACCGTCTGTTCGAGAACGTCGACCCCGTGGGTCGCGACATCAGGATAATGGGCAGTCACTTCACGATCGTCGGCGTGTTCGCCAAAAAGGGACGCGTACTTGGCCAATCGTTCGACGGCTTCGTGCTGCTTCCGCTTAGCTCTTTCGAAGCGATCTACGGGCGCAGGCTGACGACAACGATCTCGGTTAAGATGGCGACTGCCGTCGAGGTTGCGCCGGCCATGGCACTTGCCGACGGTGCAATGCGAGCGGCGCATAGGCTCCGCCCAGGCCAGGAAAGCGACTACTCGATCGAGACGCTTGATGCCCTCGTCGAATTCTGGAAGAATCTGACCCGGGTGTTGTTTGCCGTGATTCCGGCTATCGTGGCGATCGGAATCGTCGTCGGTGGCATAGTCATCATGAACATCATGATGATGTCGGTGAGCGAGCGCACGCGGGAGATCGGCATTCGCAAAGCGATGGGCGCTACCAGTCGCGACATTCGACGCCAGTTCCTGGTGGAATCGATTGCGCTCGCTTTCATCGGCGGACTGACCGGCGTCATGGTCGGCTGGGCGATGGCGGCTCTGGTTGCTACGGTGTCGCCACTGCCCGCGCGCATCACCGCCTGGTCTGTCGCCGTCGCGCTCTCGCTTGGCGCCGGAGTCGGAGTGCTGTTCGGTGTCTACCCGGCGACGCGCGCCGCGCGGCTGGATCCAATCGCCGCACTGAGAGCGGAGTAG